In Vespula vulgaris chromosome 7, iyVesVulg1.1, whole genome shotgun sequence, a single window of DNA contains:
- the LOC127065422 gene encoding uncharacterized protein LOC127065422, producing MLVCRRLLLIAAAIAASIEVGSASYRSSISSDNSGNPGTTSSEVSSSSPETSGSPTEIAETIVCRPSEYLCGTGQCVAQDKYCDGENDCGDKSDEPRYCTPCNRTLYGDVGRTYRMEVRRPRKDRLPFLCHLNFTAAGSDLGDLVQLTFDTFTVGRFLSFTSEGCPDGFMSIREEGRPATGGQWCGSAWGYTVYYSETPSINLTLYLQRLPEEGIGYNFDFQLSYKFLRRSEAHLRYGNTSMATWRGELVNGTYCDRVLTKCDTRACRLQSPNYPGVYPRNVTCYYRVEQNRAPPGHRALLAVSQRNSHKIHIKDQIVKYDRSQRILRVWDQCNVVQDYLTVYDGGSTSDRVLVRLCGGDAVPDIVSSHNTMLLEFHTSPYDNPFHPVPLSFLPGFELEVQVLFVDEKSRSFVKENDNCDFYISSDESSLGILENPKHSLPPNTTCRYHFQGKLNEIVWLSFVKYYAASAELAANLHTGADCNAKLLIWDGDHASNKLVTNRKNITLMGQFCKDDIPRLCDHSLLRNSSRHTRPCSLTESYVSTGRDLTLEHILRQGSALYPISFVLRYEFVHEATSCNHVFSMASPTSSSSTSSSSSFSSSSSSSSSSLSTISNFGKFTSPKSVFLYGRGGTQNLSCVYRFESEPEHRIELSIDRASFGDKICTSYIDPLVNRWTCDRRIGEPRKFGIAELVIAEYPWHEVELVRDCLCSNVSERIVLRSLTSNVIEIRFTVTLMNVTQDYRDYFFEGEYRFVPMNTENSEQGCSTKLEERRLRGTSGEISLRSPLPRVIPGVAAVEEILTNTEDLTATQCVNEPWLIEPEDARMNFLYLRTAGYSINLDNVEECTTLNRIIVYSAANTKERSVICPEGGVDTSRTVDFFSGGWNYSAVNATVAMQQHSRSFVVEFLQREPGFYAVTWMAISKRSPTSNIGSNPFTISPTEECPYRCPEIQACINQVLWCDGVRHCPSGFDEEEANCSYRFGVTLLYVAVGAGALGIFLILLLATGCLKYCLYRHKTRKKKKNAALNVNHHVNHTHHNNGLTGSRLSGRYNLPTPQEMYLENYGKDSIC from the exons CATGCAACCGAACGTTGTACGGTGACGTCGGTCGGACGTACAGAATGGAAGTCCGTCGGCCGAGGAAGGATCGACTGCCATTCTTGTGTCACCTCAACTTCACTGCCGCCGGCTCCGATCTTGGTGATCTAGTTCAG TTAACGTTCGACACGTTTACGGTCGgtcgatttctatctttcacgTCAGAAGGATGCCCGGATGGTTTCATGAGTATTCGCGAGGAGGGTCGTCCAGCGACAGGTGGACAATGGTGTGGCAGTGCTTGGGGTTACACGGTTTACTACAGCGAAACACCCTCCATCAATCTCACTCTTTACTTGCAACGCTTGCCTGAGGAG GGGATCGGTTACAACTTCGACTTCCAACTGTCGTACAAGTTTCTCAGACGGAGCGAAGCACATCTAAGGTATGGGAACACAAGTATGGCCACTTGGCGGGGTGAACTAGTAAATGGTACCTACTGTGATCGCGTATTAACCAAATGCGACACTCGTGCCTGCCGGCTTCAGTCACCGAACTATCCTGGCGTCTATCCCAGGAACGTCACCTGTTACTATCGCGTAGAACAGAATCGTGCACCTCCTGGGCACAGAGCACTCCTTGCTGTCAGTCAACGGAACAGCCACAAGATACACATTAAGGATCAGATCGTCAAGTACGATAGAAGTCAACGTATACTCAG AGTTTGGGATCAGTGCAACGTAGTACAAGATTACTTAACAGTGTACGATGGTGGCTCCACCTCCGACAGGGTCCTCGTGAGATTGTGTGGCGGAGACGCAGTACCGGATATTGTCAGTAGTCACAACACAATGCTTTTGGAATTTCACACCTCGCCATACGATAATCCGTTTCACCCTGTTCCTTTGTCGTTCCTTCCAGGATTCGAGCTTGAAGTTCAG GTGCTATTCGTCGACGAGAAATCCCGTAGCTTCGTGAAGGAGAACGACAACTGCGACTTTTATATATCGAGCGACGAAAGCTCGTTGGGAATACTGGAGAATCCGAAGCATTCTCTACCGCCGAACACTACTTGCCGTTATCACTTTCAAGGGAAACTAAACGAGATCGTTTGGCTTTCCTTCGTGAAGTATTACGCAGCCAGTGCTGAACTTGCCGCGAATCTTCACACCGGTGCCGATTGTAACGCTAAGTTGCTGATATGGGATGGCGATCATGCTTCGAATAAGCTCGTTACCAATCGTAAG AACATCACACTGATGGGCCAATTTTGTAAGGATGACATTCCACGACTATGCGATCACAGTCTTTTACGTAATAGCAGTCGTCACACGCGTCCTTGCAGTCTGACCGAGAGTTACGTTTCAACCGGTAGGGATCTAACCTTGGAACACATTCTTCGTCAAGGAAGTGCACTTTATCCGATAAGCTTCGTCCTGCGTTATGAATTCGTGCACGAGGCAACGTCCTGTAATCACGTTTTTTCAATGGCATCACCGACATCCTCGTCTTCcacgtcatcgtcgtcatcattctcatcatcttcatcttcgtcttcgtcttcgttatCGACCATCTCGAACTTTGGAAAGTTCACGTCTCCTAAGAGCGTGTTTCTCTATGGCCGAGGTGGCACACAAAATCTTAGCTGCGTTTACAGATTCGAGTCCGAGCCCGAACATAGAATAGAGTTATCCATTGACAGAGCTTCCTTCGGTGATAAGATTTGTACCTCTTACATCGATCCACTCGTCAATCGATGGACTTGCGATAGACGTATTGGCGAGCCAAGAAAGTTTGGTATAGCCGAACTCGTCATTGCCGAGTATCCTTGGCACGAGGTTGAATTG GTACGCGACTGTTTATGCTCGAACGTTAGCGAAAGGATCGTATTGAGGAGTCTAACGTCTAACGTCATCGAAATTAGATTTACGGTGACATTAATGAACGTAACGCAAGACTACAGAGATTACTTTTTCGAAGGGGAATATCGTTTCGTTCCGATGAACACGGAAAACAGCGAGCAGGGTTGCTCGACGAAGTTGGAAGAGCGTCGATTGCGTGGTACCAGTGGTGAGATATCACTTAGAAGTCCGTTACCACGTGTGATACCTGGTGTCGCCGCGGTCGAAGAGATTCTAACGAATACGGAAGATCTAACGGCAACCCAATGCGTGAACGAGCCCTGGCTGATAGAGCCCGAGGACGCGCGTATGAACTTTCTTTATCTACGAACCGCTGGTTATAGCATTAATCTCGACAACGTTGAAGAGTGTACGACACTCAATCGAATAATCGTATATTCGGCGGCGAATACTAAAGAACGGAGTGTTATATGTCCAGAGGGTGGCGTCGATACCAGCCGAACCGTCGACTTTTTCTCCGGTGGTTGGAATTACAGTGCAGTTAATGCTACCGTTGCGATGCAACAACATTCGAGAAGCTTCGTCGTTGAATTCCTTCAAAGAGAACCGGGTTTTTATGCTGTTACTTGGATGGCTATCTCGAAACGATCGCCCACGTCCAACATTGGTTCTAACCCTTTTACCATCTCACCTACGGAGGAATGTCCTTATAG GTGCCCCGAGATTCAAGCGTGCATCAACCAGGTCCTTTGGTGCGACGGTGTACGTCACTGTCCATCCGGTTTCGACGAGGAGGAGGCCAACTGTTCGTATCGTTTCGGTGTAACATTGCTTTACGTCGCTGTTGGTGCCGGTGCCCTTGGTATATTCCTCATCCTTTTGTTAGCGACCGGTTGTCTTAAGTATTGCCTATATCGTCACAAAacgcgaaagaagaagaagaacgctGCGCTCAATGTAAATCATCACGTCAATCATACTCACCATAATAACGGTTTGACTGGGAGCAGATTAAGTGGACGTTACAATCTTCCGACACCGCAGGAAATGTATTTGGAGAATTACGGGAAGGATAGTATTTGTTGA